GGTGGACGGCGGCGTTTGCGTACATGCGCACAGGCTCCAGCGCAAGGACGAGCGTCACCTTATCTCCCTTCATCCAATCCCTGTGCAGGTACAGATATCCGTCCTCCACCGGCGCCTTGACCGCCTCTCCATTGACGCATACCGTGTATTCCTGGCACCAGCCGGGGACGCGCAACGCTAAGCCATAATGACCCGGAGAACGTATTTCGATACTGATCTGCCCGCCGTAGGGCAGGGTGCTGTCTACGCGCAGAGCTGCCAGCGTCCCATCCCCAAGCGTCACATCCAGCGTACCGCCGATATAGAGGTGGATATAAAGGTTGTGCGCATCATAACCATAGGCATATTGACCCAGCGACGAGATAAAGCGGGCCAGGTTGGGCGGGCAGCAGGCGCAGCCAAACCAGGGCTGGCGCTGTGGCTTGACCTCTTTAAAATCATGTACTTCCCGGGTCTCCTGCGGCCAAACCTCCAGGGGATTTACGTAAAAAAACCGCTCCCCATCCAATGAGATCCCGCTAAGCACGCCATTATACAGCGCGCGTTCTAATATGTCGGCGTATTCCCGGTTCGCGCCAAATTGCAGCATGCGCGAGGCGAAAAAGCATAGCCCAATGGCCGCGCAGGTCTCGCCGTAGATGGTGTCGTTAGGGAGGTGATAATCGAAGGTGAACGCCTCTCCATAAGCGGTGGAACCGATGGCTCCGGTTATGTACATACGCTTTTGCACCGTGCTGGCCCACAAACGCCTGCAAGCCTGGTACAGCGTTGCATCCCCGGTCTCCAGCGCCACATCCGCCATGCCGCACAGCATATACATAGCCCGCACGCTGTGCCCTACCACCTCCTGCTGCTGGCGCACCGGCAGATGCGCCTGAAAATACGCACGGCCAAACTCGCTGTTGAGCGGGAAGTGGTCGTTGGGTAGCTGTTGGCGTTCCAGGTCAAAATAATAGGGTTCCCGCCCGCGTTCATCGATAAAGAACTGGGCCAGATCCAGGTATTCCTTTTTTCCCGTCGTCCGGTACAGCTTGACCAGCGCCAGCTCGATCTCCTGATGACCGGGATACCCTCGTCTTTGCCCCTCTCCCGGGCCAAATTCACGAGCGATAAGGGCGACCATGCGCTCCATGATCTCCAGCAGCTTGCGCTTGCCGGTGGCCTCATAATAGGCTACAGCAGCTTCGATGAAATGTCCACAGCAGTATAACTCGTGACAGTCTCGTAGGTCTTTAAACCGTCTTTGCGGCTCCACCAGCTGAAAATAGGTGTTAAAGTAGCCATCTTCCATCTGTCCTTGCGCCATCAGGTCGATAATTTCGTCGCAATGCGCTTCCAGCTGCGCATCCCGCTCGCTCTGCAAGAGATAGGCCGCTGCCTCGATCCATTTAGCCAGGTCGCTGTCCTGAAACACCATACCCCCGCGCTCGCCCTTTATCTTGCCCGCCGCGATCTTCAGGTTCTGGATGCAGTAGCTCTTTTCCGCCCCCGGCACGCTATCGTTAAGCGCCCGCCACTGATAAGGGATGACCGATTCGCGCATCAGCCGTTGCGCACGGGAGATAAAGCCGTCTTGAATATTTACGTGCTTCATCGGCACCGCATGGATTCTATTCATCTCATCTTCCCCCTATTTTTAAAGGGCGCCGCAGATGCCGGCGCCCTTTATGTCTATCTATATTGTTCAGCGCAGCGTAAAATCGAAAAACGGGCTGGGGTTGATCGCCTCGATTTGCTGCAGGATCTCCTGATCCAGCGTCAGCTCCAGCGCCTGGATGTTTTCATCCAGCTGCCCCGGCCGCGAAGCGCCCAGAATCGGAATCACGTCCTCCCCGCGGTGGATCAGCCAGGCAATGGCCAGGTTGGCCAGCGATACCCCCAGGCGATCCGCTATAGTCTTAAACTGTGCAACCTTTTGCAACTGTGCCTGCCGCTTGGGGTCCTGCAACTCCTCCCCCGTCAGGCGGTAGCCCGCCTGGGTCCCGCCCAGGTATTTACCCGTCAGCATGCCGCCCTCCAGCGGCGAATAGCACAGCGTCGCCAGCCCAAATTTCTTGCACGCTGGCAGAATCTCCTGCTCTACATGCCGGTCCAGCATATTATAGCGGGGCTGGTTGGTCACAAACCGTTCCAGATTCATCCGGTCCGATACCCACAGCGCCTCCATGATCCGCCACGCGTCAAAATTAGAGCAGCCGATATAGCGCACCTTGCCCTGGCGTACCAGATCGTCCATCGCCCGCAGCGTCTCGTCGATCTCGCACTCTCCATCCGGCCGATGGATCTGATACAGGTCGATATAATCGGTCTGCAGGCGTTTTAAGCTGCGCTCTACCTGGCGCATGATCCGGTAGCG
Above is a genomic segment from Luoshenia tenuis containing:
- a CDS encoding glycoside hydrolase family 127 protein — protein: MNRIHAVPMKHVNIQDGFISRAQRLMRESVIPYQWRALNDSVPGAEKSYCIQNLKIAAGKIKGERGGMVFQDSDLAKWIEAAAYLLQSERDAQLEAHCDEIIDLMAQGQMEDGYFNTYFQLVEPQRRFKDLRDCHELYCCGHFIEAAVAYYEATGKRKLLEIMERMVALIAREFGPGEGQRRGYPGHQEIELALVKLYRTTGKKEYLDLAQFFIDERGREPYYFDLERQQLPNDHFPLNSEFGRAYFQAHLPVRQQQEVVGHSVRAMYMLCGMADVALETGDATLYQACRRLWASTVQKRMYITGAIGSTAYGEAFTFDYHLPNDTIYGETCAAIGLCFFASRMLQFGANREYADILERALYNGVLSGISLDGERFFYVNPLEVWPQETREVHDFKEVKPQRQPWFGCACCPPNLARFISSLGQYAYGYDAHNLYIHLYIGGTLDVTLGDGTLAALRVDSTLPYGGQISIEIRSPGHYGLALRVPGWCQEYTVCVNGEAVKAPVEDGYLYLHRDWMKGDKVTLVLALEPVRMYANAAVHHDAGLVAVQYGPMVYCAEEADNGKDLHNLVLPSGAAIYAEYCENCLGGVMTLKTEGLRREGADDALYTTQPPRFIPQEIRLIPYFAWANRGEGEMRVWLQEK
- a CDS encoding aldo/keto reductase produces the protein MRYVRLGRAGVKVSRVALGTGRLGSGVPEETSIQIIHRALELGINFIDTADIYGGGASEIAVGKALQGRRDEVVLGTKFKIDTDDGPNGQGASRYRIMRQVERSLKRLQTDYIDLYQIHRPDGECEIDETLRAMDDLVRQGKVRYIGCSNFDAWRIMEALWVSDRMNLERFVTNQPRYNMLDRHVEQEILPACKKFGLATLCYSPLEGGMLTGKYLGGTQAGYRLTGEELQDPKRQAQLQKVAQFKTIADRLGVSLANLAIAWLIHRGEDVIPILGASRPGQLDENIQALELTLDQEILQQIEAINPSPFFDFTLR